The window CCCCTCCCAGAGTTAATCCGGGAAGGTTTGGCTCATGCCAGCCGCTCTCTAGAGGCGATCGCCAATTTACTTCAAGGTCGTGATCCCCAAGAGTTGCGTCGCCAGATGCAGGTGGCGGCTCTGACGATTATTCAAACGGGTCAATATCAAGTGTCATCGGATGCCATTACCCAAGGAGTACCGGCGAAGCTGAACACCCACCAGGCTCTGCCAGAGACGATTGCCCGCAGATCTGAGTTAAATCCCATCGTCAAACATGCCAGTCGTGAGCCAATCACCCCGGCTTCCCCTCCAGTTCTCCCAGCCCTCTTTTTCCGCTCCCAACCGAAGGAGAAAGCCGGTGCAGGGGGGCAGGGGAGAGGCGAAGGTTTTAACGCCAACCCAGCCAAGTACAACAAACTCTCACTTCCTTACCAAGGCTCCAGTCACCTCCTGCCGAAAACATCGCTCACCCCCGAACTCCCTCCTACGGCGCTATCCTCTCCTCTTGTTCAGCTCGAATTCTCCCACCCCAGCTTAGGGGGATATTTGGGGGCTGAAGAAATTGCCAAGCAGTTAACGGCTCTAACCCAAACTGTTCCAGATCATTACAATGAGGTCACTTTTGTAATCCATGACGCGGTCAGTGTGGCTCAGCATCTTTACGCACTGCTAGGATATGGCATTTTGTCCGCAGAAATTGAAGCCCTGGTGATTGAGCGTCTACGCCGGGAGCAAAGGCGTAATTCTAGGGTTTTTTCCTTTTCTGTCCTGTTTCAACGTCTCTATCGCTTCTATCGAGCCTACTGTCGAGGTCAGTGGCTAGATGAAGGTGTTGCTCACCAAGCTCACTCTCAGTTGTCTGCACTCCACAACCCCTTAAATGTGTTACAGGTGGATGCGGCGGTGGGGATCAATGTCTTCTTATTGTTATGTTCGGGAGCGCAAGAAGCCCAAATTTCCTTTTGGCCTTGTGGTAATCCTGAGATTCCCCAAGAATTCGATCCCGACCAGTTGTTAAGTTTTATCGGTCGAACGGCTGCCCTATCTCCAACAGCGTTTTGGCAGCGGACACGAGGTAGTTTGAAAAAGATGCAGTTAGCAGAAGCCTGTTTAAATCAAGCGATGTTGGCTGAGGCTAACCTGGCACGAGCCAATTTATCGGCGGCTGAGTTAATTGGCATTAATTTAGTGGCCGCCAATCTTGTTCATGCCAATTTATCGGGAGCTAGTCTGGCTGGCGCTAATCTGTCGAATGCTAATCTTTCTGATGCGAACTTAGAAGGAGCCGATTTGTCGGGTGCGAACCTTAAAGGAGCTAATCTCAAATCGGTGAATCTCACCCATGCTTGTCTATTTCAAGCACAGTTAGATGAACCGCTCGCCAACGTGTCTATCCATAGCGGAGCGATATTTTCCCTAGAAGAGTTTCAGTCTTACAAGCAATCTTTAACTCCCACCAAAATTCTTAGTAGGGGTGATGATGAACTTTTGGGGGAAGAAACACCAATCTTTATAGAAAGTGCAGAAGGCGAACTAATGTTACCAGAGGCTCGGTATAGAAATCAGTACGCTGACGATGAGTATGAGGGTGAAACCGCCCAAATTGAGAACATTGAGCAGGAAATGTCTGCTTTTGCTAATGATGGGTACAGTGAGAGTGAAGATGATTATGGGGAGCAAGAGACGGCGATCGCTAATCCACTTGATTATCCCTAATGGGTGAACCCCTGAAATCGCTATTCTCTCCTAAGTTTTCCACCGACTAACCTTAGTTGACGGACTTTGCCGCCTCCTCGGTATGGGTTCGGTAACCGTAGAAGTCAATCTTATACTCCGTAATCCGCACACCGGTTTGTTGCTCAATTTGGTCGAGCAAATCGGCGGGCAATTGGACAAAAACATCAATAATCTGAGCAGTATCCAGGCAGTTAACATGGCTGTGAGCATCACAGACGTTGCCGTACAGACGACCATCCGAACGCTCGATACATTCAATAATGCCTTGACTCGATAATGCCTCCAAATTCTGATATACAGAAGTATGACCAATCGCTTTACCTTGCTGATTTAATCGGTCATAGATTTCTCGCGCTGAAAGATGTTCTTTAGCTTGCCAAAGCAGTTCTAAAATGAAGCGACGTTGACGGCTCAAACGCATCCCCAATATTTGACATTTATTGAGGGCGTCTTCCAATGAGCGAATGGGTTTCACAGTTGCCGCTTCATGTTGCATAGTTGAGGCTCTTAATGTATGGGTTTGTTGATCCATATAGTCCTTATCTTTCATTTTAGCGACGAGACTCCAGCCCTTGCGCCCAGACATCAGGAACTTCAGCCTCAGTCGTTAGTCGTTAAAATAATTGTTAAAAATTTTGGCAAGACTGCTGCAACCGATTAAGTTACAATCTTGAACGGTCTAATCCAAACTCATTACCAGTTTACCTTAGATTCTTGGTCACTGTCCACTCACTTAAGAATAAAGAGCGATCGCCTTTGCGGTTTGTCGTTGTTCAACTAATGCATAACACAAACCAAAGTGAGCATCCACATCGTAGGCTCCTACCGTTAAGCCGAAACCCAGAATAGAGCAAATAATAGTTTTTGGGGCTTTCTTAAACTATGAAAATATAGTCATATTTTCATTATATTTTTGTCTACTATCTGTTCTCCTGTTAAAAAATAAATCTCTCAAACCTCTTCCCTAACTTGGGATAACAGAAAATATTTATCGATAATTTGACCGACGAATAATCCTAAAAGTCCAAATCCAACTCCCATTGCCATAATACTCAACTCAACACGACTAAAAATGACAAAAGTGGGATTAAATAGCGTCACAATCAGCATCGACAAAGCCGAAATACTCCCCATACTCAAAGATAGTCTCACACCCATATTGGAGAATATATAGTGTCCTGTTTGAGCAACTATGTAGGCAATAAAGGGAACAAACACGGCAGCTAAATAGACAGCGTAAAATGATACAATCAGTCCAATCAGTGAACCACTCCCCTTTAAGGCAATGACTAGGGCTAAAAAAGCGTTAATAACAGCGACGAGCCACTGATTTTTGTTGAATACAGGTAGAATACCAAAGTCAAGAATAGTCTTATTCTGTACCCGCAACACGCTGCTGCCAACACCTAGCGCCGGAACCAATAAAGACAGAATCAGGATAATTCCTAAAGGTTTATCTGTGCCACCCCCAATCCACGACAAAATAAAGGGAATGGTCTCCTTGCCATCAATGCCAATCGGCAAAATTTCCGCTTGTTGGGCTGCAATTACTACAACAGAAGGCAATAAAGCAATCAAAAAAATCACAATTGCTGCCAACACAGAGCCGAAATAGACATTTCGCACATCCTTGGTTTGGACAATAAATTGCTGACATTTCATATCGATGAGAACGAGCAGAATCGTGGACACAGAGATGCCCAAAAAATCCGGTGGACTCACTCGTTGCAGGGATGGGATAAACTCAAGAGGCGATCGCAAATAATCCGAAAAACCGTGCAGTACCCAAAGTGCATAAAGCAAAGCCAAGAAATTTAGAGCCAGCAACGTTTGAAATATCCAGCTAGCTTCCTCCACTGGCAGCAAGGAGATAAAGGTAAACAAGATAGCCAAACCCACCATACTCGGCAGCACAGGTAACCCTAAAACCTTGAGAATAAAGGCTCCAGAAATCATCTGGACGGCTTCAATCCCAATGAGTGACGACCAAATCAACAACCCTATGAGGATTTTGACGAGGTTCCCGTAGCGGTTTCCCAGCAATGTCCAGATTTGATCAACCTCTGTCCAGTAAAACTTCGCCAGTCCCATCGCCGCGATTGTACCCACGCTAATCGAGACAGCGTAGAGACTGCCAGCGATACCCAACGTTAGTGCTTTCTCAGCCGTTCCAAAGAGAAATCCTAAACCGTAATGGGCGGACACCAACAAGGCGGCTAGCGAGAAGGCGTCCAGTTTACGGTTTTCCAAGGCTTTCACACTCAATCATTCGTGACTACTTGCCGATTATGCATCCTTCACTCGGCATCGTGCAGTGCTTGGATATCACTTTCCTCACATCTTGTCGATATGGCGGGTAATTTTCTCAATTTCCCAATCCCACCAGCGAATCTCCAACAGTTGTGCTACCTCAGCGTCGCTAAATCGTTGCTTGATTGAACACGCTGGATTGCCACCGACAATCGTGTAGGGAGGAACGTCTTTGGTTACGACGGACTTCGCGGCAATCACAGCACCATCGCCGATTTTCACTCCCGGCATAATCAGCGCGTCGTAGCCAATCCAGACATCATTGCCCACAATCGTATCGCCTCGCGTCGGCAGAAATATTTGGTGACTTAATAAAAGGCTTGATAAAACAGACTCGCCGTTGATCGACCATTGGATAGGGTCGATTTGGATCTGGGCCGAATTGTTTCGTCAAATTTCTTACTCCTATTTAAATGTATGATTTGTTTCTTCTAATACTAAATAACTATGACCCAAAAATTACGGTTTCAACTAGACAATTAGCCGTATTTTAAGCTTATATAGAGTTAATGACTCTCAGAATATGTTCATCAGTAGCCAGACTATTATTATCTATAATCGCATCCCATTTATGGTTAATGCTGGCTGCTATTTTATTGTATTCTTCGACTTTATCATCTGATACGGGGATGTGTTCAGAATTGTCTCTATTCCTCACTCTTCTCAAACATTCTTCTAAATCAGTATAAATTTTCACCAACTTGATTTCGTATTTGTTTTTTAATGACGAGTACATCTGGTTGAATCCTTCTCCTGCCCCTAAACTCTCAATCATTACTCTGCTATGCTGCTGAAACTCGTGATCGATTTCCTTCTCCACTGTTTCCCAACCATTCTCACCCGGCGCTAATTTTAGCCATATTGGCTCTACTCTTAAGAATTTTATGTCTGTATTTTTATTGATTCGACTTCCAATATAGGTTTTGCCTGAGCCTTTGGGACCAATGAGTATGTATAGTATTTTCCTCATTTTCTGATTACCTCTAATATCAAGTTCGGTTAATTAACAATAATAAAATCCTGTTTGTAGTACTCAGCTCTTGTACCAGACGCAATAACCTGCCAGGAGTTTAAACTCCTGGCTTAAAGCTAAAGTCACCTAAAGACGACTAGCTAAGAATTTTAGTCCACTTGAGTGGAATTGAGCTATGACGCAAGAGTTTAAACTCTTGATGGGTTATGAGGCAAGCTTGGAAATGGTACAAGAATTCGGTGGTGGGTACTAAACTACTCCTCATAAGAGGACTTTAGTCATCACTACAAATTCTTACAGAATAACCTCCATGAATTTAATCCCGTTGCCAGATTTTAATCATGCTATCCGCACCACCACTAGCAATCCATTGACCATCCGAACTAATAGCAACAGCCATTACTGAAGCGGCTGAATCATCCCGGAGAATACCTAACTGTTGACCCGTTTTGATATGCCAAATCATCACAGTACCGTCCGCACTAGCACTAATTAAAGTGGGCGTATCTATGCTAAAAACCACTGACATCACTGGCCCTGCATGACCTGTAAATATACCCAGAAGTTCCAAGGTTTCCAGCTTCCACAACTTAATATTTCCATCAGTGCATCCCGCCGCCAAAATTTCACCATCTGATGTCATGGCGAGAGAGCAAACGGAGCTCAGATTACCCGTAAGAGTAATAGCAGGAGAAGGGTTAATTTCTCCATCCGTGGTATCTAGTAACCGTAAGCTAATGATTCCATCACCCCCTCCACTGGCAAGGGTTTGTCCATCGGAACTCAGTGCGATCGCAGATACCTGTCCAGTCCACTGGCTGAGATTACCCAAACATTCTCCCCGATCCAAACGCCAGAGCTTGATGGTTTCATCAAAACTTCCACTAATCAGCATTTGACCATTCTCACTCATGGCTAGCGATCGCACTGAGCTGGTATGACCTTTCAATGTGCCAATCAACTCCCCCGTATCCAGACGCCATAAATGAATCTTCTCATCAAAACTACCGCTAGCTAGGATTTTGCCATCGGCACTAATTGCTAAACAAAGCACTCCCTTAGTATGTTTCGATAGAGTGTGGAGGAGTTTCCTAGTGGGTAAATGCCACACCTTAATCGTTTTGTCAAAACTGCCACTCACTAACGTTTGCCCGTCTGGAGTAATGGCAAGGGCATGAATCCAGTCTAAATGTCCTGTTAAGGTGTTCAACAAACTCCAAGTTTGCGGAGGTAGGGAGAAATCAGATGATTCTTCAACAGAAACAGAGTCTTGAAACGGTGCAAGAGTTGACGATTCTACAGGAATTGAATGAGTAGGATCTGACGTAAAATGCTGAGATTCGTTAACAACTGGTACGCCTTCAGGTTGAAGAGTTGGTAATGGGTTTTGAGGCTGATCACTTCGGCTGTGTGTAGTATCCGTTAGCTGACGTTCCAGCCAATGAAGTTCAGCCGTTGTTGAGGCAATCACCTCCTCCAAACGCTCGACTCTGGAGGGAAGAGAGGCACTATTTAGGTATTGCACAATGCTATTGAGAGATTCCTCTAAGCCTGTCAATTGTCCTTTGAATTGGATAATTTTCAAAGCACTGGAGTCAAGTTCCGAGGATTCTATCTGAGCTAGATACTCTGGAATCTGAGCTTTTAACGAGGCGATCGCTTTTTCTAGCTGCTGTTCTTGTACGGTGTAATTCTCTTGTTTCAGTTGCCGTTCTAGTTGATTGATCGCTACCGTCAGCCGCCGCTTCATTTGCTCCTCTAAGCGGAGACGATTCAGCAGGTTCAGTAACAGTGCGATCGTAACAGGAACGGCTGCATAGATGAGCAGCCCTGTCCTTACGGCGATAACCCAGCCAATCACAGAGGCAAGGAGGAATATAAATTCTGCAATCAGTAGACGGTGCTTCAACATTGAGCCATTCTGGCTATTCACGCTCCGCCAGATCCCCTGGTTTAGATGATAATCTGACGAGTTACATTAATCTGTAATTAAAGTCCCAAAACCATGCGGGCAATATAAAAATAAATCAGGACACCTAAAACATCAACCGCTGTGGTGATAAACGGGGCTGACATTAAGGCTGGATCGAAACCAAAGGAACGGAAGAGAAAGGGCAATGCTGAACCGGCAACAGAGGCAAGAATTGCGATCGCCACGAGACTCACGCCTACCGAGAAAGCCACAAAGAAATTCCCTTGCAGTAGGTAAGCCCACAACGTTGCTACCGTCCCCAGAATAGCTCCCAACAGGAATCCTGCCAGTGCTTCTCGAAACACAATTTGAACAACTCCCAAATCCCGAATTTCATCCGTATTTAAACCCCGAATCACGACAGTTGAAGATTGAGCACCTACATTCCCGCCAGTGCCCGTTAGTAGGGGAATAAACGCCGCTAAGGTTACCACTTGCTGCAAGACATCTTCTTGAGAGCGGATAATAGTACCCGTGACGGTATTGGTGAGCAGCAAAACAAATAGCCAAACCACCCGCTTTCGAGCAACGGCAAATAAATTAGTTTGGAAATAATTGTCACCCTCCGACTGTACACCACCCCCTAACGCATAGATATCCTTCGTGGTTTCTCTCTCTAAAATATCGATCACATCATCAACTGTGACAATACCAACTAAACGCTCTTCCCGATCCACCACAGGTACGGCAAGAAAGTCGTAACGCTGAATTAGTCGTGCCACTTCCCCTTGGGCTGTATCTGTGTGAACATAGACCACATCGCGAGTCATAATTTCACCCAAAGTTTGCTCAGGCTGGGACGTTACCAA of the Allocoleopsis franciscana PCC 7113 genome contains:
- a CDS encoding Fur family transcriptional regulator codes for the protein MQHEAATVKPIRSLEDALNKCQILGMRLSRQRRFILELLWQAKEHLSAREIYDRLNQQGKAIGHTSVYQNLEALSSQGIIECIERSDGRLYGNVCDAHSHVNCLDTAQIIDVFVQLPADLLDQIEQQTGVRITEYKIDFYGYRTHTEEAAKSVN
- a CDS encoding shikimate kinase, whose protein sequence is MRKILYILIGPKGSGKTYIGSRINKNTDIKFLRVEPIWLKLAPGENGWETVEKEIDHEFQQHSRVMIESLGAGEGFNQMYSSLKNKYEIKLVKIYTDLEECLRRVRNRDNSEHIPVSDDKVEEYNKIAASINHKWDAIIDNNSLATDEHILRVINSI
- a CDS encoding WD40 repeat domain-containing protein produces the protein MLKHRLLIAEFIFLLASVIGWVIAVRTGLLIYAAVPVTIALLLNLLNRLRLEEQMKRRLTVAINQLERQLKQENYTVQEQQLEKAIASLKAQIPEYLAQIESSELDSSALKIIQFKGQLTGLEESLNSIVQYLNSASLPSRVERLEEVIASTTAELHWLERQLTDTTHSRSDQPQNPLPTLQPEGVPVVNESQHFTSDPTHSIPVESSTLAPFQDSVSVEESSDFSLPPQTWSLLNTLTGHLDWIHALAITPDGQTLVSGSFDKTIKVWHLPTRKLLHTLSKHTKGVLCLAISADGKILASGSFDEKIHLWRLDTGELIGTLKGHTSSVRSLAMSENGQMLISGSFDETIKLWRLDRGECLGNLSQWTGQVSAIALSSDGQTLASGGGDGIISLRLLDTTDGEINPSPAITLTGNLSSVCSLAMTSDGEILAAGCTDGNIKLWKLETLELLGIFTGHAGPVMSVVFSIDTPTLISASADGTVMIWHIKTGQQLGILRDDSAASVMAVAISSDGQWIASGGADSMIKIWQRD
- the mgtE gene encoding magnesium transporter gives rise to the protein MTENQNPLQAISRSERRQQVRSQLQILLEQGNLQDAKALLVPVQPVDIAEAIEGLPEAMQAIAFRLLPKNEAIEVYEYLDSSVQESLIDKFKRQEFCDIVDQMSPDDRARLLDELPAKVVRLLVEQLSPEERAATAQLLGYEADTAGRLMTPEYISLTENLTVSETLERIRSLANASEIIYYLYVTDGARHLSGIVSLRDLVTSQPEQTLGEIMTRDVVYVHTDTAQGEVARLIQRYDFLAVPVVDREERLVGIVTVDDVIDILERETTKDIYALGGGVQSEGDNYFQTNLFAVARKRVVWLFVLLLTNTVTGTIIRSQEDVLQQVVTLAAFIPLLTGTGGNVGAQSSTVVIRGLNTDEIRDLGVVQIVFREALAGFLLGAILGTVATLWAYLLQGNFFVAFSVGVSLVAIAILASVAGSALPFLFRSFGFDPALMSAPFITTAVDVLGVLIYFYIARMVLGL